The genomic interval ATCGCGGCGGTATGGTGCGCAAAATGCTCAGCGATCAATACCTGTGGTTGGGCAAGACTTTAACCCGACCCTGGCGTGAATGGAAAATTTTACAGCGTGCGCGTAAAGCAGACCTGCCCGTGCCCGAACCGATCGCTGCCTGTGCCTGCCGCAGCGGCCTGGTTTATCGGGCGGCATTGATAACGGCGTACCTGGTCAATACCGAGATGCTGACACAGCGCCTGCAGCATGAAAATCTCGGGACAGAAAATTGGTACCAGCTGGGATTACTCATCAAGCGCCTGCACGCGGAGGGTATACGCCACGCCGATCTCAACTCGGACAATATACTGATCGATTCGCAGAATCGTTTTTTCGTGATTGACTTCGACAGGGCGCGTATCATGAATCAAATCGACGACTGGCAATGGCAACCTCTTTTTCGCTTGCAGCGATCGATAGAAAAGAGAAATCGGAACCGGGGTCTCCACTATGGCGAAGACGATTGGCAGGCCCTGATGGATGGTTACCAGTCGTAAAGGACTCGGTTACGGTCGGTTGCTGAT from Gammaproteobacteria bacterium carries:
- a CDS encoding 3-deoxy-D-manno-octulosonic acid kinase produces the protein MTREFKSSKCFILQLQSSTREFTDEMFTADYWQHQPGYQVISAGGRGGSCLIEIDGREAVLRRYHRGGMVRKMLSDQYLWLGKTLTRPWREWKILQRARKADLPVPEPIAACACRSGLVYRAALITAYLVNTEMLTQRLQHENLGTENWYQLGLLIKRLHAEGIRHADLNSDNILIDSQNRFFVIDFDRARIMNQIDDWQWQPLFRLQRSIEKRNRNRGLHYGEDDWQALMDGYQS